The following coding sequences are from one Halictus rubicundus isolate RS-2024b chromosome 11, iyHalRubi1_principal, whole genome shotgun sequence window:
- the LOC143359034 gene encoding uncharacterized protein LOC143359034 isoform X2 — MSEGADSLTSICENSLTTLKVDPEEVDPEKLPPRIISHNTRRPRFGVSNTPLSPYILIDGRKLRSSLAFTKKRPPRRVSFPENDNLLVTGCLEPANPWKLAENVNRDDLISAYKESCIKHNTNPLETVISQLQTLDTSQKHCEELTLRGQTLDPNDCEALEEILKRIQFHKVDLEATSLNDESSVILFDMLEYYESAKQLNISSNQGIGEYGWHACASMIRKTQCLEHLEAKDVILDEQYTSILSRALRLICHLHVLKLENCGLSGRCIVTLVSALKMNTGIRELYLADNGLNLYDAIQLGSLLRINNHIQLLDISNNNIQDEGVRDILEGLINQIHEDKSGKGLSILVLWNNQLTKNSSPYFSRIIALSKTLETLNIGKNMLTDELIFTVKDALKKSRTLLQLGIQSTELTCDGVTALSEIIETNQVLQRIDLRNNDVRLTGLTALNAAMKTNRSITKIDLDDKLRTKVDDPDQTLYTQLLTEIQVCCSANEQNRIVEENNEGSENSRHSILCSTNSRKISLTCQTLPCSLSTVISIRNNAPGQTMLEPKRINGGRLRSPALSPASSPIASPIPSPSRSRFVVSRVPETSLCSTDSSASSSPVTLSLESSTYLASSASGPSRFRVSVVESANTILHKPINVGPSKADITFNLKFKVNSAESTDSDDSVDVFGSKLETSNAARVDDNFRGASGNVSRLISNNKVEEERSTPPSTNESARSKDDRELAEAVVEIRVDDSAAPTALEDQEHHVQNNETNIRNWRVESAATTMNNTEVPDDLRETKTSAIVNKDDKDSTVTANNKRMLVDKQPDTSRKLATTVQSERTEAQTRQQKSCIQKHTPNLEKLLALFQNPSCLFSGSQLKFKSTFQDTANSLAAAESKLHCYLKEDKDRSRKTEEAGSQQRTEDSSASSKSKPTKSFNISQMLSLKSFANMFPSFKFEDNLNISEQSGKSYSEPVTEVNLLLKPERGNTDHNDDNKQIKVHIEGQKMNLYAVDNQLLPKTIQSKYYVDLVNESFLLPRNFIISNIAVDNCLRTAHNSFLKRISENRKMIVPLSKFVDSYEYPVLEATMNDVKIEDIEEVLSKVDSILIKETCDKTLTDSINFTSDSNSLSCNIMYDMKNVNDTYTVNTPEKVHNLVLLNLCPKHDDRDHFVFDVDNKRSNPACFTCTENRFCNICNKPLAYHNAFKVNIGTNCLRNEVTKMHSIDTNCRKVACTNVQNMPSEQAEGSDIRRVNNSTDRRCVSLSEKSKARVTKKKKKSFMYDDINLDFSDVSTDLSTGHEEYVTNTPRIQEITESFNIADNKYLELSDVNEMKDRYLFMENAMGNALGQTGITPGFRTCSSCTADFNKSIPKDLIFYIADVSSLDRSSVEKLSSDIIPRVSSNDAVTLKNSFCALPQCKNSSMNLVTEETENICNTNEASKSEDNDFSIRRNTQDNAHFHRKQKFQENDESGMKSECSSIRTKVNSVVHSKEDVCLSKEDSGIAQSKTGNVDEDEDEEMEDVGLDAEENDTLYDLDDEIDEIDELQKLTMDLEPQYQRYAKWRI; from the exons ATGAGCGAAGGAGCGGATTCATTGACGTCGATCTGCGAGAATTCGCTTACGACCTTGAAAGTTGATCCTGAGGAGGTTGATCCTGAGAAACTCCCTCCAAGGATAATATCGCACAATACTaggaggccacggttcggcgtaAGCAATACTCCGCTTTCCCCCTATATATTAATCGATGGGAGAAAATTACGGAGCTCGTTGGCTTTCACCAAGAAACGACCTCCGCGACGAGTGAGTTTTCCTGAGAATGACAATCTTTTGGTTACGGGGTGCCTGGAGCCTGCCAATCCTTGGAAGCTCG CTGAAAATGTGAACCGTGATGATTTAATCTCAGCATACAAGGAATCCTGTATAAAACATAACACCAATCCTCTGGAAACTGTTATAAGCCAACTCCAG ACTTTAGATACATCCCAAAAACATTGTGAAGAACTTACATTAAGAGGACAAACATTAGATCCAAATGACTGTGAAGCATTGGAAGAAATTCTTAAGAGAATTCAATTTCACAAAGTTGATTTAGAAGCAACATCTTTAAACGATGAG AGTTCTGTGATATTATTTGATATGTTAGAGTATTATGAGTCTGCAAAACagttgaatatttcatctaatcAAGGCATTGGAGAATATGGATGGCATGCATGCGCTAGTATGATAAGAAAG ACCCAATGTTTAGAACATCTTGAAGCTAAGGATGTAATACTTGATGAACAATACACGAGTATCTTGAGTCGTGCATTGCGATTAATCTGCCATCTACATGTgctaaaattagaaaattgtgGACTTTCAGGAAGATGTATCGTCACCCTAG TTTCAGCACTGAAAATGAACACTGGAATAAGGGAATTATATTTAGCTGACAATGGACTTAATTTGTACGATGCAATACAACTTGGTTCTCTTCTTAGGATAAATAATCATATACAACTACTTGATATTAG CAATAATAACATCCAAGACGAAGGCGTGCGTGATATTCTAGAAGGACTTATTAATCAAATACACGAAGATAAGAGCGGTAAAGGCTTAAGCATTTTAGTGTTATGGAACAATCAACTCACAAAAAATTCGTCTCCCTATTTTTCACGGATTATA gcattgtctaaaacattaGAAACATTAAACATCGGGAAAAACATGTTGACCGATGAGTTGATATTTACTGTAAAAGACGCATTGAAAAAGAGCCGTACATTATTACAATTGGGAATACAGTCGACTGAGCTCACGTGCGATGGCGTTACTGCATTGTCAGAGATTATTGAAACAAACCAGGTTTTGCAA AGGATAGATTTACGAAACAATGATGTACGACTGACTGGATTAACAGCCCTGAATGCTGCTATGAAAACGAATAGAAGCATCACTAAAATAGATTTGGATGACAAACTCAGAACAAAAGTA gATGACCCAGACCAGACCTTATACACGCAGCTATTAACTGAGATTCAAGTCTGTTGTTCGGCAAACGAGCAGAATCGTATCGTAGAAGAAAACAACGAAGGTTCTGAAAATTCACGTCATAGCATCCTCTGTAGTACAAACTCTCGTAAAATCTCGCTTACTTGTCAAACACTTCCATGTTCTTTATCAACCGTGATTTCGATACGGAATAACGCACCAGGGCAAACGATGCTCGAACCGAAACGTATAAATGGAGGTCGTCTACGTTCCCCAGCCCTTAGTCCAGCCTCATCACCTATAGCGAGCCCGATACCAAGTCCTTCACGAAGTCGATTTGTGGTGTCCCGAGTGCCAGAAACATCATTATGTTCGACAGATTCCTCAGCATCTTCGTCACCAGTTACTCTCTCCCTTGAATCATCTACCTATCTCGCATCTTCCGCAAGTGGGCCATCTAGATTTCGTGTCTCTGTTGTTGAATCAGCAAATACCATTCTGCATAAACCTATCAATGTCGGCCCGTCGAAGGCTGACATTACGTTCAATCTAAAGTTTAAAGTCAATAGCGCGGAGTCGACTGATTCGGATGACTCCGTCGACGTGTTCGGATCCAAATTAGAAACGAGTAACGCTGCTCGGGTTGATGACAATTTCCGTGGCGCGTCAGGCAACGTGTCTCGTTTAATTTCGAATAACAAGGTAGAAGAAGAAAGATCTACGCCGCCGTCAACGAACGAGTCGGCTCGGTCGAAGGATGATCGAGAACTTGCCGAAGCTGTCGTCGAGATTCGAGTAGATGACAGCGCGGCTCCCACCGCTTTGGAAGACCAGGAACATCATGTACAGAATAACGAAACAAATATTCGAAATTGGCGGGTGGAAAGCGCAGCGACAACAATGAACAACACGGAAGTGCCGGATGATTTGAGAGAGACAAAGACATCTGCAATTGTAAATAAGGATGACAAAGATTCTACTGTTACAGCGAACAATAAACGAATGCTTGTTGACAAACAACCAGACACGAGCAGAAAACTAGCGACTACCGTTCAAAGCGAGAGAACAGAAGCGCAAACAAGGCAGCAGAAATCATGCATCCAGAAGCATACACCGAACTTGGAAAAGTTGCTCGCGCTCTTTCAAAATCCTAGCTGTCTTTTCTCTGGTAGCCAACTGAAGTTTAAAAGTACATTTCAAGATACCGCGAACAGTCTCGCGGCGGCTGAGAGCAAGTTACATTGTTACTTAAAGGAGGACAAAGACAGAAGCCGGAAAACCGAGGAGGCCGGAAGTCAACAGAGAACAGAAGACTCTTCGGCGTCGTCGAAAAGTAAACCGACAAAATCATTTAATATTTCACAGATGTTAAGCTTGAAAAGCTTCGCGAATATGTTCCCGTCGTTCAAGTTCGaagataatttaaatatttccgaGCAGAGTGGCAAGTCTTACTCGGAACCAGTTACCGAGGTGAATCTTTTACTGAAACCGGAACGCGGGAATACCGACCATAACGATGACAATAAACAAATCAAGGTTCACATAGAAGGGCAGAAGATGAATCTTTACGCTGTGGATAATCAGTTGCTACCGAAAACTATACAATCAAAATACTACGTTGATCTTGTGAACGAAAGTTTTCTATTGCccagaaattttattatttcgaatATAGCAGTGGATAACTGTTTAAGGACTGCACATAATAGTTTCTTGAAACGTATTTCCGAGAATAGAAAGATGATCGTACCTTTGTCGAAATTTGTAGATAGTTACGAATATCCGGTTCTAGAAGCGACGATGAACGATGTGAAAATCGAAGACATAGAGGAAGTACTGAGCAAGGTAGATTCCATACTGATAAAAGAAACGTGTGATAAAACTTTAACGGACAGTATTAACTTTACTAGTGATAGTAATTCCTTGTCTTGTAATATAATGTATGATATGAAGAATGTAAATGATACGTATACTGTAAATACGCCTGAGAAAGTGCACAATTTAGTTCTATTAAACTTATGTCCGAAACACGACGATAGAGATCATTTTGTTTTCGACGTAGACAATAAGCGAAGTAATCCGGCGTGTTTCACATGTACAGAGAACCGCTTTTGTAATATATGTAATAAACCACTTGCATATCACAATGCGTTCAAGGTAAATATAGGAACAAATTGTCTACGCAATGAAGTTACCAAAATGCATAGTATTGATACCAATTGTCGTAAGGTGGCTTGTACAAATGTTCAGAATATGCCAAGCGAGCAAGCAGAGGGAAGTGATATTCGTCGTGTAAATAATAGTACGGATCGACGATGCGTCTCGTTAAGTGAAAAATCAAAAGCAAGAgtaacgaagaagaagaaaaagagtttTATGTACGATGATATTAATCTTGATTTTAGCGATGTTAGTACAGATTTAAGCACCGGTCACGAAGAGTACGTTACGAATACACCGAGAATACAGGAGATAACCGAATCGTTTAATATAGCGGACAACAAATACTTGGAGTTGAGTGACGTGAACGAGATGAAAGATAGATATCTTTTTATGGAAAACGCCATGGGCAATGCGCTTGGACAAACAGGCATCACGCCTGGATTCAGAACGTGTTCTTCTTGTACAGCAGACTTTAACAAGTCCATTCCCAAAGATCTTATATTTTACATAGCTGATGTTTCTTCTCTCGATAGGAGCTCCGTGGAGAAACTCTCATCGGACATTATTCCCCGTGTGAGTTCGAACGACGCTGTCACGTTAAAGAACTCGTTTTGTGCTTTACCTCAATGTAAGAATTCAAGCATGAATCTCGTCACCGAGGAGACAGAGAATATTTGTAATACCAATGAAGCTTCCAAAAGCGAGGATAATGATTTTTCTATACGCCGTAACACGCAGGACAACGCGCATTTTCATAGGAAACAAAAATTCCAAGAAAACGATGAGTCCGGAATGAAGTCTGAATGTTCCTCGATACGTACAAAAGTTAACTCCGTAGTCCATTCGAAAGAAGATGTATGCCTGTCGAAAGAGGATAGCGGTATAG CACAAAGTAAGACAGGAAATGTGGATGAGGACGAAGATGAGGAAATGGAAGATGTGGGACTAGACGCCGAAGAAAATGACACTTTATATGATTTAGATGATGAAATTGATGAAATTGATGAACTTCAAAAACTGACAATGGATCTTGAACCACAATACCAACGGTATGCTAAATGGCGAATTTAA
- the LOC143359034 gene encoding uncharacterized protein LOC143359034 isoform X1 — MSEGADSLTSICENSLTTLKVDPEEVDPEKLPPRIISHNTRRPRFGVSNTPLSPYILIDGRKLRSSLAFTKKRPPRRVSFPENDNLLVTGCLEPANPWKLAENVNRDDLISAYKESCIKHNTNPLETVISQLQTLDTSQKHCEELTLRGQTLDPNDCEALEEILKRIQFHKVDLEATSLNDESSVILFDMLEYYESAKQLNISSNQGIGEYGWHACASMIRKTQCLEHLEAKDVILDEQYTSILSRALRLICHLHVLKLENCGLSGRCIVTLVSALKMNTGIRELYLADNGLNLYDAIQLGSLLRINNHIQLLDISNNNIQDEGVRDILEGLINQIHEDKSGKGLSILVLWNNQLTKNSSPYFSRIIALSKTLETLNIGKNMLTDELIFTVKDALKKSRTLLQLGIQSTELTCDGVTALSEIIETNQVLQRIDLRNNDVRLTGLTALNAAMKTNRSITKIDLDDKLRTKVDDPDQTLYTQLLTEIQVCCSANEQNRIVEENNEGSENSRHSILCSTNSRKISLTCQTLPCSLSTVISIRNNAPGQTMLEPKRINGGRLRSPALSPASSPIASPIPSPSRSRFVVSRVPETSLCSTDSSASSSPVTLSLESSTYLASSASGPSRFRVSVVESANTILHKPINVGPSKADITFNLKFKVNSAESTDSDDSVDVFGSKLETSNAARVDDNFRGASGNVSRLISNNKVEEERSTPPSTNESARSKDDRELAEAVVEIRVDDSAAPTALEDQEHHVQNNETNIRNWRVESAATTMNNTEVPDDLRETKTSAIVNKDDKDSTVTANNKRMLVDKQPDTSRKLATTVQSERTEAQTRQQKSCIQKHTPNLEKLLALFQNPSCLFSGSQLKFKSTFQDTANSLAAAESKLHCYLKEDKDRSRKTEEAGSQQRTEDSSASSKSKPTKSFNISQMLSLKSFANMFPSFKFEDNLNISEQSGKSYSEPVTEVNLLLKPERGNTDHNDDNKQIKVHIEGQKMNLYAVDNQLLPKTIQSKYYVDLVNESFLLPRNFIISNIAVDNCLRTAHNSFLKRISENRKMIVPLSKFVDSYEYPVLEATMNDVKIEDIEEVLSKVDSILIKETCDKTLTDSINFTSDSNSLSCNIMYDMKNVNDTYTVNTPEKVHNLVLLNLCPKHDDRDHFVFDVDNKRSNPACFTCTENRFCNICNKPLAYHNAFKVNIGTNCLRNEVTKMHSIDTNCRKVACTNVQNMPSEQAEGSDIRRVNNSTDRRCVSLSEKSKARVTKKKKKSFMYDDINLDFSDVSTDLSTGHEEYVTNTPRIQEITESFNIADNKYLELSDVNEMKDRYLFMENAMGNALGQTGITPGFRTCSSCTADFNKSIPKDLIFYIADVSSLDRSSVEKLSSDIIPRVSSNDAVTLKNSFCALPQCKNSSMNLVTEETENICNTNEASKSEDNDFSIRRNTQDNAHFHRKQKFQENDESGMKSECSSIRTKVNSVVHSKEDVCLSKEDSGIGENTLENTYMFTKFGSNIAQRVKFTSPNAISDMTQKYLNTIKCAVTTTMCSKATVNTRSNIRVDMISDECTNVADSSSVIHATSTK, encoded by the exons ATGAGCGAAGGAGCGGATTCATTGACGTCGATCTGCGAGAATTCGCTTACGACCTTGAAAGTTGATCCTGAGGAGGTTGATCCTGAGAAACTCCCTCCAAGGATAATATCGCACAATACTaggaggccacggttcggcgtaAGCAATACTCCGCTTTCCCCCTATATATTAATCGATGGGAGAAAATTACGGAGCTCGTTGGCTTTCACCAAGAAACGACCTCCGCGACGAGTGAGTTTTCCTGAGAATGACAATCTTTTGGTTACGGGGTGCCTGGAGCCTGCCAATCCTTGGAAGCTCG CTGAAAATGTGAACCGTGATGATTTAATCTCAGCATACAAGGAATCCTGTATAAAACATAACACCAATCCTCTGGAAACTGTTATAAGCCAACTCCAG ACTTTAGATACATCCCAAAAACATTGTGAAGAACTTACATTAAGAGGACAAACATTAGATCCAAATGACTGTGAAGCATTGGAAGAAATTCTTAAGAGAATTCAATTTCACAAAGTTGATTTAGAAGCAACATCTTTAAACGATGAG AGTTCTGTGATATTATTTGATATGTTAGAGTATTATGAGTCTGCAAAACagttgaatatttcatctaatcAAGGCATTGGAGAATATGGATGGCATGCATGCGCTAGTATGATAAGAAAG ACCCAATGTTTAGAACATCTTGAAGCTAAGGATGTAATACTTGATGAACAATACACGAGTATCTTGAGTCGTGCATTGCGATTAATCTGCCATCTACATGTgctaaaattagaaaattgtgGACTTTCAGGAAGATGTATCGTCACCCTAG TTTCAGCACTGAAAATGAACACTGGAATAAGGGAATTATATTTAGCTGACAATGGACTTAATTTGTACGATGCAATACAACTTGGTTCTCTTCTTAGGATAAATAATCATATACAACTACTTGATATTAG CAATAATAACATCCAAGACGAAGGCGTGCGTGATATTCTAGAAGGACTTATTAATCAAATACACGAAGATAAGAGCGGTAAAGGCTTAAGCATTTTAGTGTTATGGAACAATCAACTCACAAAAAATTCGTCTCCCTATTTTTCACGGATTATA gcattgtctaaaacattaGAAACATTAAACATCGGGAAAAACATGTTGACCGATGAGTTGATATTTACTGTAAAAGACGCATTGAAAAAGAGCCGTACATTATTACAATTGGGAATACAGTCGACTGAGCTCACGTGCGATGGCGTTACTGCATTGTCAGAGATTATTGAAACAAACCAGGTTTTGCAA AGGATAGATTTACGAAACAATGATGTACGACTGACTGGATTAACAGCCCTGAATGCTGCTATGAAAACGAATAGAAGCATCACTAAAATAGATTTGGATGACAAACTCAGAACAAAAGTA gATGACCCAGACCAGACCTTATACACGCAGCTATTAACTGAGATTCAAGTCTGTTGTTCGGCAAACGAGCAGAATCGTATCGTAGAAGAAAACAACGAAGGTTCTGAAAATTCACGTCATAGCATCCTCTGTAGTACAAACTCTCGTAAAATCTCGCTTACTTGTCAAACACTTCCATGTTCTTTATCAACCGTGATTTCGATACGGAATAACGCACCAGGGCAAACGATGCTCGAACCGAAACGTATAAATGGAGGTCGTCTACGTTCCCCAGCCCTTAGTCCAGCCTCATCACCTATAGCGAGCCCGATACCAAGTCCTTCACGAAGTCGATTTGTGGTGTCCCGAGTGCCAGAAACATCATTATGTTCGACAGATTCCTCAGCATCTTCGTCACCAGTTACTCTCTCCCTTGAATCATCTACCTATCTCGCATCTTCCGCAAGTGGGCCATCTAGATTTCGTGTCTCTGTTGTTGAATCAGCAAATACCATTCTGCATAAACCTATCAATGTCGGCCCGTCGAAGGCTGACATTACGTTCAATCTAAAGTTTAAAGTCAATAGCGCGGAGTCGACTGATTCGGATGACTCCGTCGACGTGTTCGGATCCAAATTAGAAACGAGTAACGCTGCTCGGGTTGATGACAATTTCCGTGGCGCGTCAGGCAACGTGTCTCGTTTAATTTCGAATAACAAGGTAGAAGAAGAAAGATCTACGCCGCCGTCAACGAACGAGTCGGCTCGGTCGAAGGATGATCGAGAACTTGCCGAAGCTGTCGTCGAGATTCGAGTAGATGACAGCGCGGCTCCCACCGCTTTGGAAGACCAGGAACATCATGTACAGAATAACGAAACAAATATTCGAAATTGGCGGGTGGAAAGCGCAGCGACAACAATGAACAACACGGAAGTGCCGGATGATTTGAGAGAGACAAAGACATCTGCAATTGTAAATAAGGATGACAAAGATTCTACTGTTACAGCGAACAATAAACGAATGCTTGTTGACAAACAACCAGACACGAGCAGAAAACTAGCGACTACCGTTCAAAGCGAGAGAACAGAAGCGCAAACAAGGCAGCAGAAATCATGCATCCAGAAGCATACACCGAACTTGGAAAAGTTGCTCGCGCTCTTTCAAAATCCTAGCTGTCTTTTCTCTGGTAGCCAACTGAAGTTTAAAAGTACATTTCAAGATACCGCGAACAGTCTCGCGGCGGCTGAGAGCAAGTTACATTGTTACTTAAAGGAGGACAAAGACAGAAGCCGGAAAACCGAGGAGGCCGGAAGTCAACAGAGAACAGAAGACTCTTCGGCGTCGTCGAAAAGTAAACCGACAAAATCATTTAATATTTCACAGATGTTAAGCTTGAAAAGCTTCGCGAATATGTTCCCGTCGTTCAAGTTCGaagataatttaaatatttccgaGCAGAGTGGCAAGTCTTACTCGGAACCAGTTACCGAGGTGAATCTTTTACTGAAACCGGAACGCGGGAATACCGACCATAACGATGACAATAAACAAATCAAGGTTCACATAGAAGGGCAGAAGATGAATCTTTACGCTGTGGATAATCAGTTGCTACCGAAAACTATACAATCAAAATACTACGTTGATCTTGTGAACGAAAGTTTTCTATTGCccagaaattttattatttcgaatATAGCAGTGGATAACTGTTTAAGGACTGCACATAATAGTTTCTTGAAACGTATTTCCGAGAATAGAAAGATGATCGTACCTTTGTCGAAATTTGTAGATAGTTACGAATATCCGGTTCTAGAAGCGACGATGAACGATGTGAAAATCGAAGACATAGAGGAAGTACTGAGCAAGGTAGATTCCATACTGATAAAAGAAACGTGTGATAAAACTTTAACGGACAGTATTAACTTTACTAGTGATAGTAATTCCTTGTCTTGTAATATAATGTATGATATGAAGAATGTAAATGATACGTATACTGTAAATACGCCTGAGAAAGTGCACAATTTAGTTCTATTAAACTTATGTCCGAAACACGACGATAGAGATCATTTTGTTTTCGACGTAGACAATAAGCGAAGTAATCCGGCGTGTTTCACATGTACAGAGAACCGCTTTTGTAATATATGTAATAAACCACTTGCATATCACAATGCGTTCAAGGTAAATATAGGAACAAATTGTCTACGCAATGAAGTTACCAAAATGCATAGTATTGATACCAATTGTCGTAAGGTGGCTTGTACAAATGTTCAGAATATGCCAAGCGAGCAAGCAGAGGGAAGTGATATTCGTCGTGTAAATAATAGTACGGATCGACGATGCGTCTCGTTAAGTGAAAAATCAAAAGCAAGAgtaacgaagaagaagaaaaagagtttTATGTACGATGATATTAATCTTGATTTTAGCGATGTTAGTACAGATTTAAGCACCGGTCACGAAGAGTACGTTACGAATACACCGAGAATACAGGAGATAACCGAATCGTTTAATATAGCGGACAACAAATACTTGGAGTTGAGTGACGTGAACGAGATGAAAGATAGATATCTTTTTATGGAAAACGCCATGGGCAATGCGCTTGGACAAACAGGCATCACGCCTGGATTCAGAACGTGTTCTTCTTGTACAGCAGACTTTAACAAGTCCATTCCCAAAGATCTTATATTTTACATAGCTGATGTTTCTTCTCTCGATAGGAGCTCCGTGGAGAAACTCTCATCGGACATTATTCCCCGTGTGAGTTCGAACGACGCTGTCACGTTAAAGAACTCGTTTTGTGCTTTACCTCAATGTAAGAATTCAAGCATGAATCTCGTCACCGAGGAGACAGAGAATATTTGTAATACCAATGAAGCTTCCAAAAGCGAGGATAATGATTTTTCTATACGCCGTAACACGCAGGACAACGCGCATTTTCATAGGAAACAAAAATTCCAAGAAAACGATGAGTCCGGAATGAAGTCTGAATGTTCCTCGATACGTACAAAAGTTAACTCCGTAGTCCATTCGAAAGAAGATGTATGCCTGTCGAAAGAGGATAGCGGTATAGGTGAGAATACTTTAGAGAATACATATATGTTCACTAAATTTGGATCGAACATTGCTCAACGTGTAAAATTTACAAGTCCAAATGCGATTAGTGATATGACTCAGAAATACCTTAATACGATTAAGTGTGCGGTTACCACAACCATGTGTTCAAAGGCAACAGTGAACACAAGGAGTAATATCAGAGTCGATATGATTTCTGATGAGTGTACTAATGTTGCCGACTCCTCATCGGTAATTCATGCGACAAG CACAAAGTAA